One region of Uranotaenia lowii strain MFRU-FL unplaced genomic scaffold, ASM2978415v1 HiC_scaffold_120, whole genome shotgun sequence genomic DNA includes:
- the LOC129759214 gene encoding uncharacterized protein LOC129759214 has product MANINTDESKTTKSCAKCTRKDDSNMVCCDSCDAWEHYECAGVSDSISEPDRSWKCSNCLTTTEDKTTKPSSRRNGSIVSRGSKNSEFYRMKLEKLEKEHELKLQKIQEEEDYIKKKYEILKKMEEEEAGPSSRRSDVSSTKVRERLLNWLADDGTAKTPVTGKPSDSDTTLQNALPRESSTPKDKNAETIHRAIPTTLKSVANRKIPDKEPLVPLNQNGGTVLQQNPPASTSLNQQINSLTTAINTCTFSGDQIPGVQQGNLSAPDTLPYVNPVSAATERAEPTTSQLAARQVIIKELPVFSGNPEEWPLFYAAFQNSTKYCGYSHAENLSRLQRALSGQALESVRSRLYIPESVPIVIEKLNKIYGRPVLLINSLINRMRSVPPPREDDLDSIIFFGTAVQNLVDHIKISDQRDHLKNPSLLQEIINKLPVQMQMQWGTFKFPWNPVDVDLETFNQFMTNLVDIALDLTVKVGAVAQQKSQRFKPRERLNAHYQAEDDRESLTYNPRGSCNFCKGHDHYIAQCENFKRLNLDGRWKTIRTLNLCWTCLVPHKRWPCRSNRICGVDGCRQRHHGLLHNFGESGTIDRDPTAQMDTSVSTAHHNHHYEKSFSFIRYLPVTLSANDKFIEIFAFLDDGSSTTLLESDIATQLGVTGTPDILTLFWTAKIGRQEKDSHRISVQISGIGSTNRFKIDDVRTVERLDLPSQSLNYKVLCESFPYLRGLPIQSYHDARPKMIIGIEHAKLLTSLETREGGDHEPVAIKTRLGWCTFGKGNKCNDITESLNSHISFNNIRLHDVMKQFFQTEEAIPPVNLDSETDKRARQILEETTKFIDGRYETGLLWREDRPINLPNSFPTALKRLISLEKRLAGLPDLALKVQDLLDVYERKKYAHRLTQAEFNKTDPKKTWYLPLGVVTNTKKPNKIRLIWDAAARTGGTSLNDLLLKGPDLLISLMGVLLRFRQRNIAVCADLTEMFHQIRIRDEDKHFQRFLWRKSPEEPIGTYVMDVATFGASCSPCSALFIKNKNALAHASEFPEASKSIVDNTYMDDWLVSVDTVEEAVRLSEEVKRIHAAGGFQLSKFISNVPEVLERLGELNSPLDKNLDFDQAENMERVLGMIWIPSADMFTFSTMVKPCLQRIADCVDIPTKRQVLQIIMSVFDPLGLISHYIIHGKVLMQEIWRSGSDWDEQIPQNLLDSWKRWIGLLGHLHKVRVPRCIFYNTDSRINYKLQLHTFVDASEAAYSCVVYI; this is encoded by the coding sequence ATGGCCAATATAAACACAGATGAGTCCAAAACTACTAAAAGTTGTGCGAAATGTACCCGCAAAGATGATAGTAATATGGTGTGCTGCGATTCATGTGATGCTTGGGAGCACTACGAATGTGCGGGAGTAAGCGACTCCATTTCGGAGCCAGATCGAAGCTGGAAGTGTAGCAATTGCTTAACGACAACGGAGGATAAAACGACTAAGCCCTCCAGTAGGCGAAATGGATCTATTGTTAGTCGGGGCAGCAAGAACTCTGAGTTTTACCGGATGAAGCTTGAGAAACTGGAAAAAGAGCACGAACTGAAGTTACAAAAGAtacaagaagaagaagattaCATCAAAAAGAAATACGAAATcctgaaaaaaatggaagaagaagAGGCTGGACCCTCCAGCAGAAGGAGCGACGTCAGTTCCACAAAGGTTCGAGAAAGATTGCTAAACTGGCTGGCGGATGACGGAACAGCGAAAACCCCTGTTACGGGAAAACCCAGTGACAGCGATACAACTCTTCAAAATGCCCTCCCTAGGGAATCCTCTACACCGAAAGACAAAAACGCAGAAACGATCCATCGAGCGATCCCAACGACATTAAAATCTGTCGCCAACAGGAAAATACCCGACAAAGAGCCGCTTGTCCCTTTGAACCAGAACGGAGGAACTGTGCTTCAACAAAATCCACCAGCATCCACTTCGctaaatcaacaaatcaattcCTTGACAACAGCGATTAACACCTGTACGTTTTCTGGTGACCAAATTCCCGGTGTTCAACAAGGAAATCTGTCAGCTCCGGATACTCTTCCCTATGTAAATCCCGTAAGCGCTGCAACTGAACGGGCGGAACCGACAACTTCCCAACTCGCTGCCAGACAGGTTATTATTAAAGAACTACCCGTATTTTCCGGTAACCCTGAAGAATGGCCGTTATTCTATGCTGCCTTCCAAAACTCAACGAAGTATTGCGGATACAGTCACGCAGAGAATCTCTCGCGCCTACAAAGGGCACTTTCGGGACAGGCTCTCGAATCGGTTAGAAGTCGTCTATATATCCCAGAATCCGTTCCGATCGTCATAGAAAAGCTCAACAAGATCTATGGTAGACCCGTCCTGTTAATCAACTCGCTCATAAATAGAATGCGCAGCGTCCCCCCTCCGAGGGAAGATGATCTGGATTCCATAATCTTCTTTGGTACGGCCGTACAGAACCTGGTGGATCATATAAAAATCTCCGATCAACgcgatcatttaaaaaatccttcGCTTCTCCAAGAAATTATCAACAAACTACCTGTACAGATGCAAATGCAGTGGGGAACGTTCAAATTCCCCTGGAATCCCGTGGATGTAGATCTTGAAACTTTTAATCAGTTTATGACCAACCTGGTAGACATTGCTTTGGATTTGACAGTGAAAGTGGGAGCAGTAGCGCAACAGAAAAGTCAACGCTTTAAGCCACGAGAACGCTTAAACGCTCATTATCAAGCGGAGGATGATCGAGAATCGCTGACTTATAATCCGAGAGGAAGTTGTAACTTTTGCAAGGGACACGACCATTACATTGCACAatgcgaaaattttaaaaggctGAATCTCGACGGACGCTGGAAAACTATTCGCACTCTAAATCTCTGCTGGACCTGCTTAGTACCCCATAAAAGATGGCCCTGCCGGTCAAACCGAATCTGTGGAGTTGATGGGTGCAGGCAACGCCACCACGGGCTGCTACACAACTTTGGAGAATCCGGAACGATTGATAGAGACCCCACGGCACAAATGGACACCTCTGTATCAACAGCACATCATAACCACCACtacgaaaaatcattttcattcattcgatACTTACCAGTAACACTTTCCGCCAACGACAAGTTCATAGAGATATTCGCGTTCTTGGATGATGGCTCCTCCACAACTCTTTTGGAGTCCGATATAGCAACGCAGCTCGGAGTAACGGGTACCCCAGATATTTTGACGCTTTTCTGGACAGCGAAAATAGGTCGACAAGAAAAGGACTCACACCGAATCAGTGTACAAATTTCGGGAATTGGGTCCACTAATCGGTTTAAAATAGATGACGTTAGAACCGTTGAAAGACTTGATCTCCCTAGCCAATCTTTGAATTATAAAGTACTGTGTGAATCTTTTCCTTACTTGAGAGGACTTCCCATACAAAGCTATCACGATGCGCGCCCAAAAATGATTATCGGCATAGAGCACGCCAAACTACTGACTTCTCTGGAAACTCGTGAGGGCGGTGATCATGAACCCGTCGCTATCAAGACACGACTGGGCTGGTGTACCTTCGGAAAAGGAAATAAGTGTAATGACATTACAGAGAGTCTAAACTCACACATCAGCTTCAATAACATTCGACTGCACGATGTCAtgaaacagttttttcaaacCGAGGAAGCCATCCCACCAGTAAACCTAGATTCAGAAACTGATAAAAGGGCAAGACAAATACTAGAAGAAACTACCAAATTCATTGATGGTAGATACGAAACGGGACTCCTGTGGAGAGAAGATCGTCCTATAAATCTACCTAATAGCTTCCCTACGGCCCTGAAACGTCTCATTAGTCTGGAGAAACGTCTAGCTGGATTACCCGACTTAGCGCTTAAAGTCCAGGATCTTTTAGACGTCTATGAACGAAAAAAGTACGCTCATCGACTCACACAAGCTGAATTTAATAAAACAGATCCCAAAAAAACCTGGTATCTGCCCCTTGGAGTAGTGACTAACACGAAAAAACCCAACAAAATACGGTTGATATGGGACGCTGCGGCACGAACTGGAGGTACAAGTCTCAACGACCTTTTATTGAAGGGACCCGATCTATTAATTTCACTAATGGGGGTTCTTTTGAGATTCAGACAACGAAACATCGCAGTTTGTGCTGATCTCACCGAAATGTTTCACCAGATAAGAATTCGGGATGAAGATAAACATTTCCAACGTTTCTTATGGAGAAAAAGCCCTGAAGAACCTATCGGAACGTACGTGATGGATGTCGCCACTTTCGGTGCGTCGTGCTCACCTTGTAGCGCCctcttcattaaaaataaaaacgctcTCGCCCACGCCTCAGAATTCCCTGAAGCCTCGAAGTCTATAGTGGACAACACCTACATGGACGACTGGCTGGTAAGTGTCGATACCGTCGAAGAAGCCGTTCGGCTGTCAGAAGAGGTCAAAAGAATACACGCAGCCGGAGGATTCCAGCTCTCAAAGTTTATATCGAACGTTCCAGAGGTCCTAGAACGATTAGGAGAGCTTAATTCGCCTTTAGATAAGAACCTTGACTTCGATCAAGCAGAAAATATGGAACGAGTACTAGGGATGATTTGGATACCATCAGCGGACATGTTTACCTTCAGCACCATGGTGAAACCCTGCCTTCAGAGAATCGCCGATTGTGTGGACATCCCAACTAAGCGACAAGTACTACAAATAATAATGTCCGTATTTGACCCGCTAGGATTAATATCTCACTACATCATACACGGGAAAGTGCTAATGCAGGAAATTTGGAGATCCGGGTCTGACTGGGATGAACAGATTCCGCAAAATCTACTTGACTCATGGAAAAGGTGGATAGGGCTTCTAGGTCACCTTCACAAAGTCCGAGTCCCACGATGCATCTTCTACAATACCGACTCTCGAATAAATTACAAACTTCAGCTACACACTTTTGTGGACGCGAGCGAAGCCGCCTACTCTTGTGTGGTCTACATTtga
- the LOC129759212 gene encoding uncharacterized protein LOC129759212 encodes MTLPIEKRVFWSDSATVLAWIRSDSRRFHQFVTFRVGEILSSTNVEEWRHVPSALNVADEATKWNNEPSFDPDSRWYRGPTFLLELEEQWPRASGKSFTTEDELRAVHVHVHNTDPLIDTTRFSTFNRMLRTTSYIVRGADSFRHRLPPGTVEKILQRDEIQKAERVLWKQAQADVFFAEIDLLNRGKPIPASSHIYKLNPFTDEHSIIRVGSRLNLAPISYDAKFPVLLPKENRITHLLILHFHVKFLHANRETVLNEMRQQYYIPNMRSIIRRIANACLYCKVKRASPKPPIMAPLPRVRLTPHIRPFSYIGVDYFGPIQVKVGRSLAKRWVCLFTCLTIRAIHLEVVYTLSTQSCIMAFRRFIARRGAPQEVYSDNGTCFKGASRELAEERKQRTLIDEACASTFTNASTAWYFNPPATPHMGGAWERMVKSVKLALQVLSEHVRHPNDEAFETILLEAESIVNSRPLTYVPLECDEQEALTPNHFLLCWSKEVQQPPSELNNYRNSLRDSWSLTRHLVDGFWRRWIVEYLPMLTRRTKWFEPVKPLGRGDLVLVINENVRNGYERGRIEKVVLGADGQVRRAWVKTSSGTSLKAATRLAVLDVLGVPSGKGVLHGQGDVAVTRDERVRVPSIPSVGNTSYEVNRIVSSK; translated from the coding sequence ATGACTCTTCCGATAGAGAAAAGGGTGTTTTGGTCGGACTCAGCAACGGTGTTAGCCTGGATACGGTCAGACAGCAGGCGATTTCATCAGTTCGTGACCTTCAGAGTCGGGGAAATATTGTCGAGCACAAATGTAGAAGAATGGAGACATGTTCCATCGGCGCTAAACGTTGCTGATGAGGCCACCAAATGGAATAACGAGCCTTCCTTTGATCCCGATAGTCGATGGTACCGAGGACCAACATTCTTACTAGAATTGGAAGAGCAGTGGCCAAGGGCATCAGGTAAATCTTTCACAACCGAGGATGAGCTCAGAGCAGTTCACGTCCACGTTCACAACACAGACCCGCTTATAGATACTACTCGCTTTTCAACATTCAATCGTATGCTGCGAACAACTTCCTACATTGTTCGTGGTGCCGATTCTTTCCGACATCGGTTACCGCCCGGGACGGTAGAGAAAATACTTCAACGCGATGAGATCCAGAAGGCTGAACGCGTTTTATGGAAACAAGCACAGGCAGACGTCTTTTTCGCTGAGATAGATCTATTGAACAGAGGAAAACCCATTCCAGCTTCTAGCCATATTTACAAGTTAAATCCCTTCACGGATGAACATTCGATCATACGGGTTGGGTCTCGATTGAATCTAGCCCCGATCAGCTATGATGCTAAGTTCCCGGTACTGCTGCCTAAAGAGAATCGGATTACACATCTGTTGATTCTTCATTTTCATGTTAAATTCCTGCATGCAAATAGAGAGACCGTCCTTAACGAAATGAGACAACAATATTATATTCCTAACATGCGCTCGATCATACGTAGAATAGCAAACGCATGTTTATATTGTAAAGTGAAACGAGCTAGCCCAAAACCTCCTATTATGGCACCTTTACCCCGTGTCAGGCTTACCCCACACATTCGTCCTTTCTCATATATAGGTGTGGACTACTTTGGCCCCATTCAGGTGAAAGTAGGCAGAAGTCTAGCCAAGCGTTGGGTATGCCTATTTACCTGCCTTACAATTCGTGCTATTCACCTTGAAGTGGTTTATACATTAAGCACGCAATCCTGCATTATGGCTTTCAGAAGGTTCATTGCTAGAAGGGGAGCACCACAAGAGGTTTACTCTGATAACGGCACCTGTTTTAAAGGGGCAAGCCGAGAGCTGGCAGAAGAAAGAAAACAAAGAACACTTATTGATGAAGCGTGCGCCTCTACGTTCACCAACGCTTCTACGGCCTGGTATTTTAACCCCCCAGCCACACCCCACATGGGTGGGGCCTGGGAACGTATGGTGAAATCAGTTAAATTGGCACTCCAAGTACTATCTGAACACGTGAGACACCCGAATGATGAGGCATTCGAAACCATATTATTGGAAGCGGAAAGTATTGTCAATTCTCGGCCGTTGACGTACGTACCCCTCGAATGTGACGAGCAAGAGGCATTGACTCCCAACCACTTTTTGTTGTGCTGGTCCAAGGAAGTCCAACAACCACCTTCGGAGTTAAACAACTATCGCAACTCCTTAAGAGATAGTTGGAGCCTAACTAGGCACTTAGTCGATGGATTTTGGAGAAGGTGGATAGTCGAATATTTACCAATGCTCACGAGAAGAACAAAATGGTTCGAACCCGTGAAACCCCTTGGAAGAGGCGACCTGGTGCTTGTCATAAACGAGAATGTCAGAAACGGCTATGAACGTGGACGGATCGAAAAGGTTGTATTAGGTGCCGATGGGCAAGTGCGCAGAGCATGGGTGAAGACAAGCAGCGGAACATCACTGAAAGCAGCTACCAGACTAGCGGTCCTTGACGTCCTGGGAGTGCCCTCGGGAAAAGGGGTACTTCACGGGCAGGGGGATGTTGCGGTAACCCGTGACGAACGAGTGAGAGTACCGTCCATTCCCTCGGTCGGAAATACGTCATACGAAGTAAACAGGATAGTGTCATCTAAGTAG
- the LOC129759210 gene encoding dynein light chain Tctex-type protein 2B-like, whose protein sequence is MMQQEQLLQVDRPCPDPDPIVAAENESAAPSTYQMRPTLDQTFKSERIKQIINTVLNDTLSGKKYTAVDAARWTKTLADEISLKVKDLEMKRYKHVVQVVLGQQLGAGCKYIARCRWDAECDNQTSAEFKSATIFCIVTVFGLYLY, encoded by the exons atgatgcAGCAGGAGCAATTACTTCAAGTAGACCGACCCTGTCCGGATCCAGATCCGATTGTGGCTGCGGAAAATGAATCGGCAGCGCCTAGCACATACCAGATGCGACCTACGTTGGATCAAACGTTTAAGTCGGAACGAATCAAGCAGATAATTAATACCGTACTCAATGATACCTTGAGCG GTAAAAAATACACAGCGGTCGATGCTGCACGCTGGACCAAAACGTTAGCCGATGAGATAAGCCTGAAAGTGAAAGACCTGGAAATGAAACGATACAAACATGTGGTGCAGGTGGTTCTAGGACAGCAACTGGGAGCTGGCTGTAAGTACATCGCACGATGTCGCTGGGATGCTGAATGTGATAACCAAACCTCTGCAGAGTTCAAAAGTGCCACTATCTTCTGCATTGTCACAGTATTTGGGCTGTATCTTTATTAA
- the LOC129759206 gene encoding GPI mannosyltransferase 3-like isoform X1 gives MEPNHIKRNLNSTSHEEMIPNKVLSFFIALRLASVYLVRTWYVPDEYWQSLEVAHRIAFGYGHLTWEWTQGIRSYLYPSLIAGLYKLLALVQYDQVELLVLLPRILQALISAYSDYRFYQWSNKSKWSIFVLASSWFWFYTASRTLANTLETSLTVIALSQFPWESSECTKFLWPVMLSIFIRPTSVIPWIPLCFYHLKKSAHPVWELLLKRYLPIGIAIGILSIAVDTFHHGSLLTSPYEFLRYNVFKGIGSFYGEHPWYWYFNVGLPTILGIGTLPFLLSTVETLRNRNVFKEKFILLTAILFTVIVYSALPHKEFRFLLQILPICLYLSADYLSRWSRKASGKLVWLAAIVLLTLNVIPAGYLSHTHQRGTIDVMSSLQTIAKEYRDEYNQPAKLIFLMPCHSTPFHSHVHQNITMRFLHCEPNLTNDENYLDEAATFYKDPMGWIRKNLPVHPRSALPSHVIAFDSLEPKIKDFLSIYEKKETFFHSDYTTDRIGSNVVIYERFDPSRVTTTQEPTPQDNEEIQPNDEGEP, from the exons ATGGAGCCCAACCACATAAAACGAAAct tgaactCTACATCTCACGAGGAAATGATTCCGAATAAAGTGCTATCGTTCTTCATTGCGTTGCGGTTAGCTTCCGTTTACCTGGTTAGAACTTGGTACGTTCCGGACGAATATTGGCAAAGCCTGGAAGTTGCCCATCGGATCGCTTTTGG ATATGGTCATTTAACCTGGGAATGGACGCAAGGCATCCGCAGTTATCTTTATCCTTCGTTGATTGCTGGCTTATACAAGTTGCTTGCCTTAGTTCAGTATGATCAAGTGGAACTGCTTGTATTGCTACCACGCATATTGCAAGCCCTGATTTCTGCATACTCTGACTACCGATTTTATCAATGGTCCAACAAAAGCAAATGGTCTATTTTTGTTCTGGCATCATCATGGTTCTGGTTCTATACAGCATCGAGAACGTTGGCCAACACTTTGGAAACTTCATTGACTGTTATAGCGCTGAGTCAATTTCCTTGGGAATCTTCCGAATGCACAAAATTTTTATGGCCAGTTatgctttcaattttcatcagaCCAACGTCAGTCATTCCTTGGATTCCTCtatgtttttatcatttaaaaaaatcagcccACCCAGTATGGGAATTGTTATTGAAGCGCTATTTGCCAATAGGAATTGCCATCGGCATCCTTTCAATAGCTGTCGATACTTTCCATCACGGTAGTCTTCTTACTTCACCGTATGAATTCCTGCGCTACAATGTTTTCAAGGGAATCGGAAGTTTCTACGGCGAACATCCGTGGTACTGGTATTTCAATGTTGGGCTACCAACGATTCTTGGTATTGGAACACTGCCATTTTTGCTGTCTACCGTTGAAACTCTGCGAAACCGTAATGTGTTCAAAGagaagtttattttattaaccGCCATTCTTTTCACTGTCATCGTATATTCTGCCCTGCCGCATaaagaatttagatttttgcttcaaattctTCCAATTTGTTTGTACTTATCAGCCGATTATCTGTCACGATGGAGTAGAAAAGCATCGGG GAAACTCGTTTGGCTAGCAGCTATTGTTCTTTTGACACTGAATGTCATACCAGCAGGATACCTGAGCCATACTCATCAACGCGGTACAATCGACGTTATGTCATCGCTGCAAACAATAGCAAAGGAATATCGTGACGAGTACAATCAACCGGCAAAATTAATTTTCCTCATGCCATGCCATTCAACGCCGTTTCACAGCCACGTGCATCAGAATATCACAATGCGCTTCCTACACTGTGAGCCTAATCTTACCAATGATGAAAATTATCTAGACGAAGCTGCAACTTTCTACAAAGATCCAATGGGTTGGATTCGTAAAAACCTCCCGGTTCATCCAAGAAGTGCCTTACCGTCCCACGTTATTGCTTTCGACAGTCTTGAACCGAAAATTAAGGATTTTCTCTCCATATACGAGAAAAAGGAAACGTTCTTCCACTCAGACTACACTACCGATAGAATTGGTAGCAACGTAGTGATCTACGAACGTTTTGATCCCAGCCGTGTGACCACAACTCAAGAACCAACTCCTCAGGATAACGAAGAAATCCAACCGAATGACGAAGGCGAACCTTGA
- the LOC129759206 gene encoding GPI mannosyltransferase 3-like isoform X2, giving the protein MNSTSHEEMIPNKVLSFFIALRLASVYLVRTWYVPDEYWQSLEVAHRIAFGYGHLTWEWTQGIRSYLYPSLIAGLYKLLALVQYDQVELLVLLPRILQALISAYSDYRFYQWSNKSKWSIFVLASSWFWFYTASRTLANTLETSLTVIALSQFPWESSECTKFLWPVMLSIFIRPTSVIPWIPLCFYHLKKSAHPVWELLLKRYLPIGIAIGILSIAVDTFHHGSLLTSPYEFLRYNVFKGIGSFYGEHPWYWYFNVGLPTILGIGTLPFLLSTVETLRNRNVFKEKFILLTAILFTVIVYSALPHKEFRFLLQILPICLYLSADYLSRWSRKASGKLVWLAAIVLLTLNVIPAGYLSHTHQRGTIDVMSSLQTIAKEYRDEYNQPAKLIFLMPCHSTPFHSHVHQNITMRFLHCEPNLTNDENYLDEAATFYKDPMGWIRKNLPVHPRSALPSHVIAFDSLEPKIKDFLSIYEKKETFFHSDYTTDRIGSNVVIYERFDPSRVTTTQEPTPQDNEEIQPNDEGEP; this is encoded by the exons A tgaactCTACATCTCACGAGGAAATGATTCCGAATAAAGTGCTATCGTTCTTCATTGCGTTGCGGTTAGCTTCCGTTTACCTGGTTAGAACTTGGTACGTTCCGGACGAATATTGGCAAAGCCTGGAAGTTGCCCATCGGATCGCTTTTGG ATATGGTCATTTAACCTGGGAATGGACGCAAGGCATCCGCAGTTATCTTTATCCTTCGTTGATTGCTGGCTTATACAAGTTGCTTGCCTTAGTTCAGTATGATCAAGTGGAACTGCTTGTATTGCTACCACGCATATTGCAAGCCCTGATTTCTGCATACTCTGACTACCGATTTTATCAATGGTCCAACAAAAGCAAATGGTCTATTTTTGTTCTGGCATCATCATGGTTCTGGTTCTATACAGCATCGAGAACGTTGGCCAACACTTTGGAAACTTCATTGACTGTTATAGCGCTGAGTCAATTTCCTTGGGAATCTTCCGAATGCACAAAATTTTTATGGCCAGTTatgctttcaattttcatcagaCCAACGTCAGTCATTCCTTGGATTCCTCtatgtttttatcatttaaaaaaatcagcccACCCAGTATGGGAATTGTTATTGAAGCGCTATTTGCCAATAGGAATTGCCATCGGCATCCTTTCAATAGCTGTCGATACTTTCCATCACGGTAGTCTTCTTACTTCACCGTATGAATTCCTGCGCTACAATGTTTTCAAGGGAATCGGAAGTTTCTACGGCGAACATCCGTGGTACTGGTATTTCAATGTTGGGCTACCAACGATTCTTGGTATTGGAACACTGCCATTTTTGCTGTCTACCGTTGAAACTCTGCGAAACCGTAATGTGTTCAAAGagaagtttattttattaaccGCCATTCTTTTCACTGTCATCGTATATTCTGCCCTGCCGCATaaagaatttagatttttgcttcaaattctTCCAATTTGTTTGTACTTATCAGCCGATTATCTGTCACGATGGAGTAGAAAAGCATCGGG GAAACTCGTTTGGCTAGCAGCTATTGTTCTTTTGACACTGAATGTCATACCAGCAGGATACCTGAGCCATACTCATCAACGCGGTACAATCGACGTTATGTCATCGCTGCAAACAATAGCAAAGGAATATCGTGACGAGTACAATCAACCGGCAAAATTAATTTTCCTCATGCCATGCCATTCAACGCCGTTTCACAGCCACGTGCATCAGAATATCACAATGCGCTTCCTACACTGTGAGCCTAATCTTACCAATGATGAAAATTATCTAGACGAAGCTGCAACTTTCTACAAAGATCCAATGGGTTGGATTCGTAAAAACCTCCCGGTTCATCCAAGAAGTGCCTTACCGTCCCACGTTATTGCTTTCGACAGTCTTGAACCGAAAATTAAGGATTTTCTCTCCATATACGAGAAAAAGGAAACGTTCTTCCACTCAGACTACACTACCGATAGAATTGGTAGCAACGTAGTGATCTACGAACGTTTTGATCCCAGCCGTGTGACCACAACTCAAGAACCAACTCCTCAGGATAACGAAGAAATCCAACCGAATGACGAAGGCGAACCTTGA
- the LOC129759208 gene encoding sialic acid synthase-like, which translates to MRIANRIIGDEYPVFVVAEIGQNHQGSLQIAKQMILKAKEIGADCVKFQKSCLTEKFTRQALERPYENANSWGSTYGEHKSFLEFSVDDYEELLKFCAEIGILFSASAMDPVSLKQLTQLNLPFIKIGSGDADNVQFLKAVAALDTPVIISTGMQSWAQVKLIHSIFYKKSAAILHCVSSYPTPPGEALLNLIQIYRNEFQDFVIGYSGHELGLQTSVASVLLGARIVERHFTLDNSWKGTDHKCSLNPEKFQKLIQYIRIAENLPIVTSVADVERGLKSILQPGEFCQNDLIECLKPLTQQDRKLLPSEIPCHAKLGKSLVFAKYIEVGQVIKIGDLTVKVSEPRGLSPTKHDQMIGQTAARCCYADEPVLEEDFVK; encoded by the exons ATGAGAATTGCTAACAGAATAATAGGGGATGAATATCCTGTTTTCGTGGTGGCCGAAATTGGCCAGAATCATCAAGGATCGTTACAAATTGCTaaacaaatgattttgaaagcaaAG GAAATCGGTGCGGACTGTGTTAAGTTTCAAAAGTCctgtttaacagaaaaattcacTCGACAAGCCTTAGAACGACCATACGAAAATGCCAATTCATGGGGATCAACATATGGAGAGCATAAATCATTTCTTGAATTTTCAGTTGATGATTATGAGGAATTACTAAAATTTTGTGCTGAAATCGGAATTCTGTTTAGTGCTTCTGCAATGGATCCGGTATCATTGAAACAACTTACCCAGCTGAACCTACCATTCATCAAAATTGGGTCCGGGGATGCTGACAACGTACAATTCCTCAAAGCGGTAGCAGCATTGGATACACCCGTCATAATATCGACAGGAATGCAAAGCTGGGCTCAAGTTAAATTGATTCATTCTATTTTCTACAAAAAGTCTGCAGCCATACTGCATTGCGTTTCGTCTTATCCAACACCACCCGGCGAGGCCTTGTTGAATCTCATTCAAATCTACAGAAACGAATTCCAAGATTTTGTAATAGGATATTCCGGTCACGAACTCGGATTGCAAACTTCCGTAGCCAGTGTTCTCCTTGGAGCACGCATTGTCGAAAGACATTTTACCTTAGATAACAGTTGGAAAGGAACAGATCACAAATGCTCTTTGAAtccagaaaaatttcaaaaactaattcaATACATTCGCATTGCCGAAAACCTGCCGATAGTTACCAGCGTGGCAGACGTTGAAAGAGGATTAAAGAGTATTCTGCAACCTGgcgaattttgccaaaacgatcTCATCGAATGTCTGAAACCGCTCACTCAGCAAGACCGTAAACTATTACCGTCCGAAATTCCATGTCATGCAAAATTGGGCAAATCCCTAGTTTTTGCTAAATATATTGAGGTCGGACAGGTGATTAAGATTGGTGACTTAACTGTTAAAGTAAGTGAACCACGTGGACTATCGCCTACAAAACATGACCAGATGATTGGACAAACCGCAGCTCGATGTTGTTACGCTGACGAACCCGTATTGGAGGAAGATTTTGTAAAATAG